A genomic segment from Rubrobacter tropicus encodes:
- a CDS encoding CU044_2847 family protein, which produces MDDEVRLGTGGEEAGTVAKRRLVPMRVGEASVYIEVAGEPPSIEGDEEIYAAATKDPVDAFRSAGEVLQEVVRTVGEQVAALGEEVRPDQVSAEFSLSFEAGGKAQLIPVLFTGETKAVSGLKVTAVWETSSLGPRDG; this is translated from the coding sequence GTGGATGACGAGGTGAGGCTGGGGACTGGTGGGGAGGAGGCTGGAACCGTCGCGAAGCGACGCCTCGTCCCGATGCGCGTGGGCGAGGCGTCGGTGTACATCGAGGTGGCTGGCGAGCCGCCAAGCATCGAGGGGGACGAGGAGATCTACGCTGCCGCTACAAAAGACCCAGTCGACGCCTTCAGATCTGCGGGCGAGGTCCTACAAGAGGTCGTGCGCACGGTAGGCGAGCAGGTAGCGGCGTTGGGCGAGGAGGTGAGACCCGATCAGGTGAGTGCGGAGTTTTCCCTCTCCTTCGAGGCGGGGGGCAAGGCGCAACTGATCCCAGTGCTGTTCACGGGCGAAACGAAGGCTGTCTCCGGGCTCAAGGTCACCGCTGTGTGGGAGACCTCTTCGCTAGGTCCCCGGGATGGTTGA
- a CDS encoding site-2 protease family protein, with protein sequence MGGSFKIGRVFGIEVRVHWTFFLLLAFFFYLGLSGGGNVGAALVTSGIIVALFFCVLLHEFGHSLVAQRLGIEVPDITLLPIGGLARLKTLPENPWDEVKIAIAGPLVNVVLAPIFFGAALLLGADLLGSVNVLQGATSVGQVLAYLGLMNVALAVFNLIPAFPMDGGRILRGLLATNLGAVRATDIASAVGQVFAVGFFILAFTTNNFLLAFVALFIFFGASGEAQMVRQRETMRGLLVSDVMGTKRRTETVTPYHNFGQVFEAVLHGYQEDFPVVDEDGRLVGILTRGEIMAAAHSPERFSSVRDLMKTEFPTVSPDADLFTDGNRILQESGLRAVPVVKDGDLVGMLTTDDVGQAALLRNLRKPGR encoded by the coding sequence GTGGGCGGATCTTTCAAGATAGGCCGGGTTTTCGGGATCGAAGTCAGGGTCCACTGGACCTTCTTTTTGCTGCTCGCTTTCTTTTTCTACCTGGGGCTCAGCGGCGGCGGCAACGTCGGCGCGGCGCTCGTGACGTCCGGGATCATCGTCGCGCTCTTTTTCTGCGTGCTGCTGCACGAGTTCGGTCATTCGCTGGTCGCCCAGAGGCTCGGCATCGAGGTCCCTGACATAACGCTCCTTCCCATAGGCGGCCTGGCGCGGCTCAAGACGCTGCCGGAGAACCCGTGGGACGAGGTCAAGATCGCCATCGCCGGCCCTCTGGTCAACGTGGTTCTGGCCCCGATCTTCTTCGGCGCCGCCCTCCTGCTCGGCGCGGACCTCCTGGGCTCCGTGAACGTCTTGCAGGGGGCCACTTCCGTGGGGCAGGTGCTCGCCTACCTGGGCCTCATGAACGTGGCGCTCGCGGTCTTCAACCTCATACCGGCCTTCCCGATGGACGGGGGCCGCATCCTGCGCGGCCTGCTCGCCACGAACCTCGGCGCCGTGCGGGCGACGGACATCGCCTCCGCCGTGGGACAGGTCTTCGCCGTCGGCTTCTTCATACTCGCCTTTACCACCAACAACTTCCTGCTCGCCTTCGTCGCCCTGTTCATCTTTTTCGGGGCGAGCGGCGAGGCCCAGATGGTCCGCCAGAGGGAGACGATGCGGGGGCTGCTCGTCTCCGACGTGATGGGCACCAAGCGCCGCACGGAGACCGTCACGCCCTACCACAACTTCGGCCAGGTCTTCGAGGCCGTACTTCACGGCTACCAGGAAGACTTCCCGGTGGTGGACGAGGACGGGCGGCTCGTCGGCATCCTTACGCGCGGTGAGATCATGGCCGCGGCCCACTCCCCGGAGCGCTTCTCGAGCGTGCGCGACCTGATGAAGACGGAGTTTCCGACCGTCTCCCCGGACGCCGACCTCTTCACCGACGGCAACCGCATCCTGCAGGAGAGCGGCCTCCGCGCCGTCCCCGTCGTAAAGGACGGCGATTTGGTAGGTATGCTCACGACCGACGACGTCGGCCAGGCGGCCCTCCTGCGCAACCTCCGCAAACCAGGCAGGTAG
- a CDS encoding HD domain-containing protein, with amino-acid sequence MKSLIEEVEALVARVGTHPVWGYGHCVRVHALAEELARAEGISYDAEILRVSALLHDIGLYKAYAMREPADHAKRSAIVAQRILNDADFPPQATKTAMEAIEAHPPGTAPNPGAEATLLKDAVALDYLGVVGLSRVLAMVGTEEDVADIRAAVWHAESLRRQIPDLLILETSKDIAHRRGHETDQFMEDLRNATAGLKLL; translated from the coding sequence ATGAAGTCGCTCATCGAAGAGGTCGAGGCGCTCGTCGCCAGGGTCGGGACGCACCCGGTCTGGGGTTACGGCCACTGCGTGCGCGTCCACGCGCTGGCCGAGGAGCTGGCGCGGGCGGAGGGGATCTCTTACGACGCCGAGATCCTGCGCGTCTCGGCGCTCCTCCACGACATCGGGCTGTACAAGGCCTACGCGATGCGCGAGCCGGCGGACCACGCCAAGCGCTCGGCCATCGTCGCCCAGCGCATCCTGAACGACGCGGACTTCCCTCCGCAGGCCACGAAGACCGCCATGGAGGCCATCGAGGCCCACCCGCCCGGCACGGCCCCCAACCCGGGGGCCGAGGCCACCCTACTCAAGGACGCCGTCGCCCTCGACTACCTCGGCGTCGTGGGCCTCTCCCGCGTGCTCGCCATGGTAGGCACCGAGGAAGACGTGGCGGACATTCGTGCCGCCGTCTGGCACGCCGAGAGCCTGAGGCGCCAGATCCCCGACCTCCTCATCCTCGAAACGAGCAAGGACATAGCCCACCGCCGCGGCCACGAGACCGACCAGTTCATGGAGGACCTCAGAAACGCCACGGCCGGTCTGAAGCTTCTTTAG
- a CDS encoding tetratricopeptide repeat protein, translated as MAVCRPHGEHKGQGLLLRLGGAEGNVVLTCHHVVAAVEREDLRVRIPSADGTLGEPVGVTYDEQRSNPERDAAVLRVRKDANPVASAMPLLHELDSDTYEGSLKATVLTHLMPNSFDAMVRLGTMIDRRADPAARWPEVPERYRVRAFRLASATYSKPGFSGGVVFCEGGVLGLAHFGRRETEEQAREDYLVPLSEWAEGWPALNDAIEPLVDRKLKGSATVRRAAHLSAGLAADVTVAGYRPEVYSEREVDRLARRTLEERGGVVVVGRPLSGKSRLVVELLREDPRAVLVVPRLDSQAPPESFEASGFRGLDVVLLFDDLHYTARSSRPLAWVQAFEEATGRRCKVVCTSRDGAEWSTLEAEQQLLLEFLGKEEAKVFTSRVEGSRRVTGEDLSEEQGWELAQDLGIGMAEFDRRFDGTPGSLLLDLDEMGRRYRSLRDEHRGGVSMGRLLDSAKILLRARHLGFSHDLVRAVAERVRGRTPMDEETWEALIRRTREEGFAQLDEESGSIRYYTPYLERCVDYEPRPADLHVLETLLQEQKDGLGLFALVAVYGEDLRDPERALSCAEKALELNPDSAGTWYNESYALNGMGRFEESLSAIERALSLDPGYHPAYYSKGFALSGLKRYREAAEAFREAIRLGQGTHEGIVSMYFHGLGNALADQGLFYEAVWATMQSLHLYPPYKPAPRLLRRLLLGEARLHGFALEVCDFLLSQDSEWAEAWCAKGHVFREMDRQKEALAAYERAIGIQPSLTEAWAGKSLALLETSDSARGSDKLAKYLTEQGANEVANDLASRGLEALDKAINLGENTLGNYSNRAVMLSRLDRDREALQAHNVAVDFDPGSTQALHNRGMVHVKMRHYGDALRDFREAVRLDPDFAPSWWQIASLASGHFDEQWEALFAAEQAIRLRPGDAASWFAKGCIYTKLGRPDLARFWFRCAKSHGTLKRWSLLGGPSGGRLSFFDFAGPVEPCPDKRYRSIGSPTVDPMQAMRNCFLLTLGPKHQDVMRALKLLAFASIAEPTYRQLRAVLESNRLFGLEGIELGDLLNTLARQAFVNLAPGQNRVRPEYACLWEAVSYRTGRRIEQDLDALSEVFYTELADHEALSQLSGAYAQAVRDYAAALACADRAIALKPDYAPAWGNRSAALGNMGRDAEALEAIEEAGRLSSGHPTASYNRAVALNKLGRHTDALAVFDEMVGIWPDNPDVVFGRAEALAGLGRKSEAAAEAVRAGELRPIDPDLALREGLTLLGYGNHEGALRAVDRALSINSENHIAFFVKATALMAADRKDEAVAWHLQAWSMRHRFPDEGAMIAEMLGDLGHDPQQEES; from the coding sequence GTGGCCGTGTGCAGACCCCACGGCGAGCACAAGGGGCAGGGCCTGTTGCTCCGGCTTGGCGGCGCGGAGGGCAACGTGGTGCTTACCTGCCATCACGTCGTCGCGGCTGTGGAGCGCGAGGATCTGCGGGTGAGGATACCTTCTGCCGATGGGACGCTTGGGGAGCCGGTGGGGGTCACCTACGACGAGCAGCGCTCCAATCCTGAGCGGGACGCGGCTGTGCTGAGGGTCCGAAAGGATGCGAATCCCGTCGCGTCAGCGATGCCCCTGTTGCACGAACTCGACTCCGACACATACGAAGGCTCCCTCAAAGCGACGGTGCTTACGCACCTTATGCCCAACAGTTTCGACGCCATGGTGAGGCTGGGCACGATGATCGACCGCCGGGCTGACCCCGCTGCCCGTTGGCCAGAGGTCCCCGAGCGCTATCGCGTGCGCGCCTTCCGCCTCGCCAGTGCGACGTACTCCAAGCCAGGGTTCAGCGGCGGGGTAGTCTTCTGCGAGGGTGGTGTACTCGGCCTCGCTCACTTCGGCAGGAGAGAGACGGAGGAGCAGGCCCGGGAAGACTATCTAGTGCCGCTCTCCGAGTGGGCGGAAGGGTGGCCCGCTCTGAATGACGCGATAGAGCCCCTCGTCGACAGAAAGCTTAAGGGGTCCGCGACCGTAAGGCGCGCCGCGCACCTGTCCGCGGGGCTCGCGGCGGACGTAACCGTCGCCGGCTACCGCCCTGAGGTGTACTCAGAGCGGGAAGTGGACAGGTTGGCTCGGCGCACCCTAGAGGAGCGCGGGGGCGTGGTCGTGGTCGGCCGACCCCTGTCCGGCAAGAGCAGGCTGGTCGTAGAACTCCTCCGCGAAGATCCGCGCGCGGTGTTGGTTGTTCCGAGGCTCGACAGCCAGGCCCCTCCAGAGAGTTTCGAGGCGTCCGGGTTCCGCGGCCTCGATGTAGTATTGCTTTTCGACGATCTACACTACACCGCGCGCAGCTCGCGGCCCCTCGCCTGGGTTCAGGCTTTCGAGGAGGCAACGGGACGCCGATGCAAAGTGGTGTGTACGTCTAGGGACGGCGCGGAGTGGAGTACGCTGGAGGCCGAGCAGCAGCTCCTGCTTGAATTCTTGGGCAAGGAAGAGGCGAAGGTCTTCACTAGCAGGGTCGAAGGGTCGCGCCGCGTGACGGGCGAAGACCTCTCCGAGGAGCAGGGATGGGAGCTCGCGCAGGATCTGGGCATTGGGATGGCGGAGTTCGACCGGCGCTTCGACGGTACCCCTGGCTCCCTGCTCCTCGACCTCGACGAGATGGGCCGGCGTTACCGGTCGCTGCGCGACGAGCACCGCGGAGGGGTGTCCATGGGTCGCCTGCTCGACTCCGCAAAGATCCTCCTCCGGGCACGCCACCTCGGCTTCTCTCACGATCTGGTACGGGCCGTGGCCGAGCGCGTGCGCGGCAGGACCCCTATGGACGAGGAGACGTGGGAAGCCTTGATCCGACGGACGAGAGAGGAGGGTTTCGCTCAGCTCGACGAGGAAAGCGGGAGCATACGCTACTACACACCGTACCTCGAGCGGTGCGTGGATTACGAGCCCCGGCCCGCCGACTTGCACGTGCTCGAAACCCTCCTTCAGGAGCAAAAAGACGGCTTGGGTCTCTTCGCCCTGGTTGCGGTCTACGGCGAAGACCTGCGTGACCCCGAGCGTGCCCTCTCCTGCGCCGAGAAGGCGCTGGAGCTGAATCCCGACTCCGCCGGAACCTGGTACAACGAGAGCTACGCGCTGAACGGCATGGGCCGCTTCGAGGAGTCCCTCTCGGCCATCGAGCGGGCCTTAAGCCTGGACCCCGGGTATCACCCAGCTTACTATTCGAAGGGCTTCGCCCTAAGCGGGCTGAAACGGTATCGGGAGGCCGCCGAGGCCTTCCGGGAGGCCATACGGCTAGGCCAAGGCACGCACGAAGGCATAGTCAGCATGTACTTCCACGGACTCGGAAACGCCCTAGCGGACCAGGGCCTCTTCTACGAAGCTGTGTGGGCTACCATGCAGTCGCTACACCTCTACCCCCCTTACAAGCCCGCGCCGCGTCTCTTGCGCCGACTGCTGCTAGGGGAAGCAAGGTTACACGGATTCGCTCTGGAGGTTTGTGACTTTCTGTTGTCTCAGGACTCGGAGTGGGCGGAAGCTTGGTGCGCCAAGGGGCACGTTTTTCGGGAGATGGACCGGCAGAAGGAGGCCCTCGCCGCTTACGAACGCGCCATAGGGATACAGCCAAGCCTCACCGAGGCTTGGGCCGGTAAAAGCTTGGCTTTGCTGGAGACGAGCGACTCTGCGAGGGGCTCGGACAAGCTGGCGAAGTATTTGACCGAGCAGGGCGCGAACGAGGTGGCAAACGACCTTGCTTCGCGGGGATTAGAAGCGCTCGACAAGGCCATAAACCTGGGCGAGAACACCTTAGGCAACTACTCCAATAGGGCCGTTATGCTCTCCCGACTAGATCGAGACAGGGAAGCCCTCCAGGCCCACAACGTGGCCGTGGATTTCGACCCTGGGTCTACTCAAGCGCTGCACAACAGGGGCATGGTCCACGTCAAGATGCGCCATTATGGCGATGCTCTGAGAGATTTCAGGGAAGCGGTTCGCCTCGATCCGGACTTCGCGCCTTCTTGGTGGCAGATTGCTTCGCTGGCGAGCGGTCACTTCGATGAGCAGTGGGAAGCGCTTTTCGCAGCCGAGCAGGCGATCCGCCTTCGGCCGGGCGACGCGGCATCGTGGTTTGCTAAGGGGTGCATCTATACGAAGCTCGGCCGGCCCGACCTGGCGCGTTTCTGGTTTCGGTGCGCCAAGAGCCACGGAACCCTCAAGCGGTGGTCCCTCCTCGGGGGTCCAAGCGGGGGGCGACTGTCGTTCTTCGACTTTGCCGGCCCTGTGGAGCCCTGCCCAGACAAAAGATACCGAAGTATTGGGTCTCCCACTGTAGACCCGATGCAGGCGATGCGGAACTGCTTCCTACTAACGCTGGGCCCTAAGCATCAGGACGTGATGCGGGCGTTGAAGTTGCTTGCATTCGCGAGTATAGCGGAGCCGACATACCGCCAGCTACGGGCCGTGCTCGAGAGCAACCGCCTCTTCGGCCTGGAAGGTATCGAGCTAGGTGACCTCCTCAACACCCTCGCCCGACAAGCATTCGTCAATCTTGCTCCCGGCCAGAATCGGGTCCGGCCGGAGTACGCTTGCCTGTGGGAGGCGGTGAGCTACCGGACGGGACGGCGCATCGAACAGGACTTGGACGCTCTGTCGGAGGTTTTTTATACGGAGTTGGCCGATCACGAGGCCCTGTCCCAGTTAAGCGGCGCCTACGCTCAAGCTGTACGAGACTACGCCGCCGCCCTGGCCTGTGCGGACCGTGCCATCGCCCTCAAGCCGGACTACGCACCGGCGTGGGGCAACAGGAGCGCCGCGCTCGGAAACATGGGACGAGATGCCGAAGCTCTCGAAGCCATAGAGGAGGCCGGGAGGCTTTCGTCAGGGCACCCGACCGCCTCATACAACAGGGCCGTCGCGCTCAACAAACTCGGCCGCCACACCGACGCTCTGGCGGTTTTCGACGAGATGGTCGGGATCTGGCCTGACAACCCCGACGTTGTATTCGGTAGAGCCGAAGCTCTCGCTGGTCTCGGCCGCAAATCCGAGGCAGCGGCCGAGGCCGTCCGTGCGGGCGAACTGCGGCCCATCGACCCGGACCTCGCGTTGCGCGAAGGCCTGACGCTACTCGGGTACGGGAATCATGAAGGGGCGTTGCGTGCCGTCGATCGCGCCTTGAGTATAAACTCTGAAAATCACATCGCCTTCTTTGTGAAGGCAACAGCGCTCATGGCGGCAGACAGGAAGGACGAAGCAGTGGCTTGGCACCTTCAGGCGTGGTCCATGCGCCATAGATTCCCGGACGAAGGGGCCATGATCGCGGAGATGCTCGGAGACCTGGGCCACGATCCGCAACAGGAGGAGTCCTAG
- a CDS encoding IS5 family transposase, with protein sequence MASKRYQTDLSDAEWPLLEPHMPAPKRRGRPRVHSPREILDAVFYVLKTGCQWRMLPHEFPPWKTVFHYFRRWRIDGTWERMNRGLRRRLRGRLGRDPEPSAGIVDAQSVKTTGVGGEQRGFDGGKKVRGRKRHILVDTEGLLVETRVHSARVPDQDGIRRLLDPARSRLGRLSYLWVDAGYRGRGKDWAEESLGVEVEVVNRTPKPPPEKVSRIWAREWFKEGHEMDLGKLPKRPAFEKLPRRWVAERTFAWISHNRRMSKDHERLCATGEAFIHAAMTRLMARRLARA encoded by the coding sequence ATGGCGAGCAAGAGATACCAGACGGACCTCTCGGACGCCGAGTGGCCGCTGCTGGAGCCGCATATGCCGGCCCCGAAGCGACGGGGACGCCCGCGAGTCCACAGCCCACGCGAGATCCTCGACGCCGTTTTCTACGTGTTGAAGACAGGATGCCAGTGGCGGATGCTCCCGCACGAGTTCCCGCCGTGGAAGACGGTCTTCCACTACTTCAGGAGGTGGCGCATCGACGGCACCTGGGAACGGATGAACCGGGGGTTACGGCGAAGGCTGAGGGGGAGGCTGGGCCGCGATCCCGAGCCGAGCGCGGGCATCGTCGACGCGCAGTCGGTGAAGACCACGGGAGTCGGGGGCGAGCAGAGGGGCTTCGATGGCGGCAAGAAGGTGAGGGGCAGGAAGCGCCACATCCTGGTGGACACGGAGGGACTGCTGGTGGAAACCCGTGTCCACAGCGCCAGGGTTCCCGACCAGGACGGCATCCGTCGTCTTCTCGACCCGGCCCGTTCACGACTAGGCCGCCTTTCCTACCTGTGGGTCGACGCGGGCTACCGGGGTAGGGGCAAGGACTGGGCGGAGGAGTCGCTCGGCGTGGAGGTCGAGGTCGTGAACCGCACCCCCAAGCCGCCGCCGGAGAAGGTCTCGCGGATCTGGGCGAGGGAATGGTTCAAGGAGGGGCACGAGATGGACCTCGGCAAGCTACCGAAACGCCCCGCCTTCGAGAAGCTGCCGCGTCGCTGGGTCGCGGAGCGGACCTTCGCGTGGATAAGCCACAACCGCCGTATGAGCAAGGACCACGAAAGGTTGTGCGCCACCGGGGAGGCCTTCATCCACGCGGCGATGACACGGCTCATGGCGAGGAGGTTGGCACGTGCGTAG
- a CDS encoding cobalamin-binding protein, with protein MRVVSLLPSATEMVHFAGAAETLVGVTHECDYPAGVEELPRLTSSRIDPTQSGAEIDAAVNRLVTDEESIYALDVDLLERLAPDLVITQGLCDVCAVSTSLVEEAVSGLRSKPELLVLNPTSLEDVLRDAIRIGEAVGRGDEARRDVDSLRRRLGDVERTAAGLRPPAVGCIEWLDPPFSAGHWVPEMVRLAGGRELFAGPGERSVRLTWEAVFEAAPEVLILMPCGFDAARAAGEAKTLPSLPGWSELPAVKNDRVWIVDANSFFSRPAPRLVEGVEILARILHPGVFPGAPAAGSASRLSVVPR; from the coding sequence TTGCGCGTAGTCTCGTTGTTGCCGAGTGCCACGGAGATGGTCCACTTCGCGGGCGCAGCCGAGACGCTCGTCGGTGTCACGCACGAGTGCGATTATCCGGCCGGCGTGGAGGAGCTGCCGAGGCTCACGAGCTCCAGAATAGATCCCACCCAGTCGGGCGCCGAGATTGACGCCGCCGTCAACCGGCTCGTCACCGACGAGGAGAGCATCTACGCGCTTGACGTGGATCTCCTGGAGCGCCTCGCCCCCGACCTCGTAATAACGCAGGGGCTCTGCGACGTCTGCGCCGTCTCGACGAGCCTCGTGGAAGAAGCCGTCTCCGGCCTACGGAGCAAGCCTGAACTCCTCGTGCTCAACCCGACCTCCCTCGAGGACGTTCTGCGGGACGCGATCAGGATCGGCGAGGCCGTCGGCCGCGGCGACGAAGCCAGGAGGGACGTCGACTCCCTCCGTAGGCGACTGGGGGACGTCGAGCGGACCGCCGCCGGGTTGCGGCCCCCCGCCGTCGGGTGCATCGAGTGGCTCGACCCGCCGTTCTCCGCCGGCCACTGGGTGCCCGAGATGGTCCGCCTGGCGGGAGGACGCGAGCTCTTCGCCGGCCCCGGCGAGCGCTCCGTGCGCCTGACGTGGGAAGCCGTCTTCGAGGCCGCGCCGGAGGTCCTGATACTCATGCCCTGCGGCTTCGACGCGGCGCGCGCCGCCGGGGAGGCGAAGACGCTCCCGTCCCTGCCCGGCTGGTCTGAACTCCCGGCGGTGAAAAACGACCGCGTGTGGATTGTGGACGCTAACTCGTTCTTCTCGCGGCCCGCGCCGCGGCTCGTGGAGGGGGTCGAGATCCTGGCCCGTATCCTTCACCCCGGGGTGTTCCCTGGCGCGCCCGCGGCCGGAAGCGCTTCGCGCCTGTCCGTGGTGCCACGGTAG
- the fxsT gene encoding FxSxx-COOH system tetratricopeptide repeat protein, with translation MSGQQGPHQHGQGDYWAQADRGSTAIVNVIRYEHVRPQEPDPALLEDCRALLEDLPLDHVPAAAPPPPGSKEPPIDPNPLFIGREEDLKALAAEVKASSTAAGPVKTVCVSGIGGVGKTQLAGEFAHRYGRFFCGGVYWLNLSRPDAAAEEIANCGGAGAMDLRGDFDRLPLNDKVRAVKAAWLNELPRLLVLDNCEDAEALRACRPTTGGCRVLLTSRGVFGDPALAVVALELEVLDREQSVELLRSRCPGLELEEDDLVAVAKELGDLPLALDLAGRFLYEYRDIVSPSGYVEQLRAVEPVNHPSLRRTEGYSPTDHELDVGRTFVVSYQRLDQEDPTDRLAIRLLARAARFAPGEPIERDLLLATLGDSNGSDEPTEGASDAYRRIDALRRLTGLGLVRESEAGLVSMHRLVASFARREVEDGEAQDDVVRAVAREAIDAAEANRPSVLTRLLPHLRHVTGVLEDRQDETAYMARFALGASFLKLGSYAEAVPLLEGAVKYNTAHSGPTAWVTMRQRSDLGVAMNRSGDIDGALEVFNAVLTDQERELGPNHIDVASTLNNIGALLRDQGRFDEVLPIYERALDIRMNALGREHRDTAESLHNMGALMMDLEHYEEAWPFLGAALEINENVMGRDHLDNVGPLLKMGWLLRRAGDLNRARTFYERALRIRENELGPEHSHVGATLHDLGSLLAERGSHDEARPYLERALQISLDTNGEDHAATGMRLDSLAEVLMAQGDLESALSLYRRGLAVAERILGDGDPQTAQCFGNVANVLVLQGRYPEARPPLERALAIFEGTLGEVHPATARALDSLANVLSAQKLFEEARPLYERSRNIRLQIFGPQHPETATSENNLANLLREQGKIDEALTHQERAVAAFRDTLGDHHPNTSTSLHHLAALLRMQGRDEEARPYLVRAFAAAEAVFGAGHPFTQRVRQDLEDLDFG, from the coding sequence GTGTCGGGACAGCAGGGGCCCCACCAGCACGGACAAGGAGACTACTGGGCACAGGCGGATCGGGGTTCTACCGCCATAGTGAACGTGATCCGGTACGAGCATGTTCGCCCGCAAGAGCCGGATCCCGCGCTGCTAGAAGATTGCAGGGCGCTCCTGGAAGACCTGCCGCTGGACCACGTGCCCGCGGCGGCCCCGCCTCCCCCCGGCTCGAAGGAGCCGCCCATCGACCCAAATCCGCTCTTCATCGGCAGGGAGGAGGACTTGAAGGCGCTCGCTGCGGAGGTGAAGGCCAGCTCCACCGCGGCGGGACCGGTGAAGACAGTCTGCGTCAGCGGCATCGGCGGCGTCGGCAAGACCCAGCTCGCCGGCGAGTTCGCCCACCGTTACGGGCGGTTCTTCTGCGGCGGCGTCTACTGGCTCAACCTCTCCAGGCCGGACGCGGCGGCCGAGGAGATCGCCAACTGCGGCGGGGCGGGGGCAATGGACCTTCGCGGCGACTTCGACCGCCTGCCGTTGAACGATAAGGTCAGGGCCGTCAAGGCCGCGTGGCTGAACGAGCTGCCGCGCCTCCTCGTGCTCGACAACTGCGAGGACGCGGAGGCGTTGCGGGCGTGCCGGCCGACTACGGGGGGTTGCCGGGTGCTGCTGACGAGCCGGGGGGTGTTCGGGGATCCCGCGCTCGCGGTCGTTGCTCTGGAGCTAGAAGTTCTGGATCGAGAGCAGAGCGTGGAGTTGCTCCGTAGCCGCTGTCCCGGTCTCGAACTAGAAGAGGACGATCTGGTGGCGGTGGCCAAGGAGCTGGGCGACCTACCGCTTGCTCTGGATCTCGCGGGCCGATTCTTGTACGAGTATCGGGACATCGTTTCCCCATCCGGCTACGTCGAGCAGTTGCGCGCCGTCGAGCCCGTAAACCACCCTTCCCTACGCCGGACCGAGGGCTACTCTCCCACGGATCACGAACTGGACGTCGGGCGGACCTTTGTCGTGAGCTACCAACGTCTGGACCAAGAAGACCCAACCGACCGCCTAGCGATCCGGCTGTTGGCGAGGGCCGCGCGTTTTGCACCAGGAGAGCCGATTGAGCGGGACCTCTTGCTGGCGACTTTGGGGGACTCCAACGGGTCGGATGAACCAACCGAGGGAGCGTCCGACGCCTACCGACGGATCGACGCCCTGCGGAGGCTCACGGGGCTCGGCCTCGTGAGGGAGTCCGAGGCCGGTCTGGTGAGTATGCACCGCCTGGTCGCCTCCTTCGCGCGCCGCGAGGTCGAGGACGGGGAGGCCCAGGACGACGTCGTACGGGCGGTCGCGAGGGAGGCAATCGACGCCGCCGAGGCCAATCGACCCTCCGTGCTGACGAGGCTGCTCCCACACCTGAGGCACGTAACCGGGGTCTTGGAGGATCGGCAGGACGAGACGGCGTACATGGCCCGCTTCGCGCTGGGTGCGTCCTTCCTCAAGTTGGGATCATACGCGGAGGCCGTGCCCCTTCTGGAGGGCGCCGTCAAGTACAACACCGCCCACTCCGGGCCCACGGCCTGGGTCACCATGCGCCAGCGTAGCGACCTCGGCGTAGCGATGAATAGGTCAGGAGATATAGACGGTGCCCTAGAAGTTTTCAATGCGGTCCTTACGGATCAGGAGAGAGAGCTCGGACCGAACCACATCGATGTGGCTTCGACGCTCAACAACATCGGCGCGTTGCTTAGGGATCAGGGCCGCTTTGATGAGGTACTGCCGATATACGAACGGGCGCTCGACATACGCATGAACGCGCTGGGGCGAGAGCATCGCGACACGGCGGAGAGCCTCCACAACATGGGCGCGCTGATGATGGATCTCGAGCACTACGAGGAGGCGTGGCCCTTCCTGGGTGCTGCCCTGGAGATAAATGAGAACGTTATGGGCCGGGATCACCTCGACAACGTCGGCCCACTGTTGAAGATGGGCTGGCTGTTGAGAAGAGCCGGGGATCTGAACAGGGCCCGTACTTTCTATGAGCGGGCGTTGAGGATCCGTGAGAACGAGCTAGGACCAGAGCATAGCCACGTAGGGGCGACACTCCATGACCTGGGATCACTACTGGCGGAGCGGGGCTCCCATGATGAGGCCCGCCCCTACCTGGAGCGCGCGCTCCAAATATCGCTCGACACGAACGGTGAGGACCACGCCGCCACCGGCATGAGGCTGGATTCCCTGGCCGAGGTCCTGATGGCCCAGGGTGACCTCGAGTCGGCGCTCTCCCTCTACCGCAGGGGATTAGCCGTCGCCGAAAGGATACTAGGCGACGGTGACCCCCAGACAGCGCAGTGCTTCGGCAACGTGGCGAACGTCCTCGTGCTACAGGGCCGCTACCCCGAGGCGCGTCCGCCTTTGGAACGGGCCCTGGCGATCTTCGAGGGTACGTTAGGAGAAGTCCATCCCGCCACGGCGCGCGCCCTAGACAGCCTCGCCAACGTGCTCAGCGCGCAGAAGCTTTTCGAAGAGGCCCGTCCCCTCTACGAACGTTCGCGGAACATTCGCCTGCAAATATTCGGGCCCCAACACCCCGAAACCGCTACCAGCGAGAATAACCTCGCCAACCTGCTGAGAGAACAGGGCAAGATCGACGAAGCGTTAACGCATCAGGAACGGGCCGTGGCCGCGTTCCGGGACACTTTAGGGGACCATCATCCGAACACGTCCACGAGCTTGCATCATCTCGCCGCCCTTCTGCGGATGCAAGGGCGTGACGAGGAAGCGCGTCCATACCTAGTACGTGCGTTTGCCGCGGCCGAGGCGGTCTTCGGAGCGGGACACCCGTTCACACAAAGAGTGCGGCAGGACCTGGAAGATTTGGACTTCGGGTAG